The Hypomesus transpacificus isolate Combined female chromosome 12, fHypTra1, whole genome shotgun sequence genome segment CTGCAGGGCAAAGGCAAGAGCGGCAAATCCAAGAAGGGCAAGGCAGACAAGCCCTTCAAGGACAGCCTGGACCCCAGCTCCCTGCTGGGGGCGCTGATGAGGCAGGACGAGTCTGTGTACGTGTGCCAGCCCGCCGTCGAGCCCAAGATGTCCTTCCACAGCAGCCTGTTCAGCGAGCagcggggagaaggaggagacaaCGGCGGCTACAGCGGAGGCCCGCTGGACAGCGACAGCTGGAGCGCGGCGCTCGACGGAGTCCCGCGACCCAACGGGGAGCTGACCAGCTTCGACCCCCTCCTCGCCACGCTGGACTCGCTGTCCCTGGAGGGGGACGAGGGCTGCTCCAACAGCGAGCTGTTCAGCGCCCTGGAGAACCTGGGGCTCAACGCGGAGGACCTGGAGCTTCTCCTCCTGGACGAGCGGATGATCCGGGTGGAGATGGATCCCGACTACATCCCCTCCCTCAACGACCTGCTCACCAACAACGAgatcctctccttcatccacgACTCGCTGGAGagcaggacagaggaggggagaggggacggATGCAGGCCTGTGCCCACCGTGGAGCCCCAGACCCTGGCTCCGGCTCCTgcctccaaccccctcccccagaccagCACCCCTGCTCCCCAagcccccacaccctcccaggtACCCGGCCACAACAGGCCTCCCAAGCCACCACCCATAGTCCACCTGTCCCAGCAGATGCAGCAGCACCTCAGCACTGCCCCGCCCGTCCATGCTAAATCtccagccccctggcccccgCACCCTCAGACACAGGTCCCCACGCTGACCCAGGCCCACACCCTGCCTACCAGCACGCTGACCCAGGGCCACACCCTGCCCACCAGCACACTGACCCAGGGCCACACCCTGCCCACCAGCACACTGACCCAGGGCCACACCCTGCCCACCAGCACACTGACCCAGGGCCACACCCTGCCCACCAGCACACTGAACGGGGTCCACAACGGCCACTGGGTGTCCCCTATGGAGCTGGACGACCACTGCCCACTCCAGGAGCAGCAGACTCTGTTTAATGAGCAGGCCTCTCTTCTGAGCCCTCCTGGCCCCCACAAATACCCCCAGCAGTGGCCAGCTCCAgaccccctcctgctccagctccagTCCCAGAGCCACTTCAGACAGGGGAGCAGCGCGGGGAGCTCCTCTCTCAATGGGGAGCAAGGCAGCCACCCGTGGCAGGGATACGGATACCAGGACCACCTGGCGCCGAGCACCAATGGAGTCTGCCTTCCCAACGGCCACGCGGCCCTTTCCCAAACCGCACGGACGGCGAATTACAACATGGCCGACGTGGCAAACGTGGATGGCGTGGCGGTGAACGGTGGTGGAACAGTTGGGGATGGGTGTCACTACCCGGAGGTGGGGACTACTGGCCTGTCTTACCTGCAGGGCCATCAGaagcagctccagcagctgcAGTTCCAAAGCCAGGTCCCATCCTCCAGTTTCCCCCAGTACCCCACGCAGACGTCGGCCCTGGAGCTGGAGCAGATCCTGGGCCTCTCCCACCATCAGCACCTGCCCGTCCTGGAGACCTACAACATGTTCAGCAACCCAGCTAACGGCAGCCAAGATCTCACACGCAGCAAGGTAAAACTCAGTCTGAAATGTGTGTGGTTCTCGTGTTTCCTTGTTTACATTTGGTGGTGGTTTTCAGCACAGTGTCACAAGCGTCGTGTTTGATTCATGGAACTTTGCTAGTTGTTACATTTTCTAGGATTTACTATCAAGGCATACATTGCCAAATTTATCCTCAAAGGAACTTAAAGCACCCTGAATCTCAGCTTTAAGGGGCAACAGTCGTGCCCACTGCCCCCTGTTAACCCGGTGCCACCATGGTAGAGACAGTTGTAGTGGAGCCCGGGGCTGGGGTGGACTGTTGTATCGTGTTGGCCGTAAGCGAGAGTGATGCGAACAGACATGCAATATAAATACAACTAAGAGGGCAGGGTCACTGCAGCCTCGAGTCTCTTGACAGAGCCGGAGTAAGTCTCCCGTTCTGACAATCACTACTATGTGAACTTTGTTCTCTTCTCTATCTGCTTTGTGAAGACGTTTGTCACTGTCGGCCCTGCTctgcctctgctctgcctcTGCTCCTTCCTGGCCTGTTTTGCTCACAGAGTCAGGGGACAGGACTAATCAGCCAGTCAGGTGGTTCAAAAGGTCCTTCACTGCAGAGGAGGCATGCCAGATTATTTCCAACGAATGGGCAGACTCAGTTGTCTCTGCATTTATTTTTGGATACCTTTAAGTAGGACTTCCTTGGTGCTGACCTTGTGAGTGGTTTGTGTGATCAGTATTACTTTGGAGACTGACTTTAAGTATGTTGAATGATGTCAGTTATTGTGActttttgtatgattttaattacatttagtcatttagcagactagtcttatccagagcgacttatggtaagtacagggacattctccccgaggcaagtagggtgaagtgccttgcccaaggtcacaacgtcatttggcatggctgg includes the following:
- the ahr1b gene encoding aryl hydrocarbon receptor 1b, with product MYAGRKRRKPVQRGVKQTPSEGGKSNPSKRHRDRLNSELDRLASLLPFPDEVTSSLDKLSILRLSVSYLRTKNFFSVALKTHACKGSTPNSDSHDNSKATRLVDGWMPEGELLLQALNGFVLVITAEGIIFYSSHTIQDYLGFHQTDVMHQSVFELIHTEDQQEFRRNLHWALNPPALAQPEPSLPDEEPLPSSALVTYNPDQLPPENSSFLERSFVCRFRCLLDNSSGFLALSLQGRLKFLHGQNQRLDDGGNVPPQLALFAIATPLQPPSILEIRSKNMIFRTKHKLDFTPMACDAKGKIVLGYTEAELKVRGTGYQFIHAADMLYCAENHVRMIKTGESGLTVFRLLTKDNRWKWVQANARLVYKNGKPDYIIATQRPLVEEEGGEHLRKRSMHLPFTFATGEALLYQTSYPIHGLADSLQGKGKSGKSKKGKADKPFKDSLDPSSLLGALMRQDESVYVCQPAVEPKMSFHSSLFSEQRGEGGDNGGYSGGPLDSDSWSAALDGVPRPNGELTSFDPLLATLDSLSLEGDEGCSNSELFSALENLGLNAEDLELLLLDERMIRVEMDPDYIPSLNDLLTNNEILSFIHDSLESRTEEGRGDGCRPVPTVEPQTLAPAPASNPLPQTSTPAPQAPTPSQVPGHNRPPKPPPIVHLSQQMQQHLSTAPPVHAKSPAPWPPHPQTQVPTLTQAHTLPTSTLTQGHTLPTSTLTQGHTLPTSTLTQGHTLPTSTLTQGHTLPTSTLNGVHNGHWVSPMELDDHCPLQEQQTLFNEQASLLSPPGPHKYPQQWPAPDPLLLQLQSQSHFRQGSSAGSSSLNGEQGSHPWQGYGYQDHLAPSTNGVCLPNGHAALSQTARTANYNMADVANVDGVAVNGGGTVGDGCHYPEVGTTGLSYLQGHQKQLQQLQFQSQVPSSSFPQYPTQTSALELEQILGLSHHQHLPVLETYNMFSNPANGSQDLTRSKMVNDCPVNNTSVAYTGSRLRPNGNSSTLRGSPPTCPDPLPSLPTLPDPRATSFYL